The DNA segment GATATGGGGATACTGTAAGGTTTATTATAGGGGTTATAAACTTTGGACCTGATACTGCAGTGAATGTTAGGGTTACTGACTTGTTACCGGCCGGCTTACAATTTGTGAGTGCGAGCAGTCCAAGTTATGATCCGGTATCTGGAGTTTGGATTATTGGGAACTTATCAAAGGGTTCGATTGCAACTCTTAGTATCATAGCAAGGGTCGTAACATCTAATAAGAATATTACTAATGTGGCTACGGTGACAAGTGATATATATGATCCTGATATGGGTAATAACAAGGCTTCTGTTACTATAGAAGTAGGAGGTAGACCACCTAAGCCACCAAGTCCATGGGAGGTTCCAATGCAGCCAACGGGAGTTCCATTAGTTTTAATGGTGTTCGCAGTATTGTCGATTATCGTGGGTTTCAGTGCTTCCAGAAGATATTAAAAACCTTCTTATTTTTTTGTGGGAAAGCATGTTTTATTATTTAAGAAGGTTTTGAATTTTTCAGGCCATAGATTTGACTATTTTCTTTTTATGTTGGGGGGTGCGCTGGGATTTTGTTGCTGGGAAGTTTCCCTGTTAGTTGTGGATGGGGTTGTTAAAGGTCCTCTTTTTTTTTTAGATGAGTTTTATGTTGATTGGGTTGGATGTTATTTGATGTTCGCCTTTTATGTCATGATATATCACTGTGTATCCTCCAATGTAGAATGGGTTTGAAAGGGTTGCGTTTGGACCGAAATCTTTCTTAACTTCCTCTAGGGTTGGAATGTACACGCTAATATTAAATTTCACTTTTTCTCCAGGGTTTATTCTTTCTATCCTTTTTTCAAAAACTTGAGAAGTTAAAATAATATTCTCAGCCGGTTCTGATCCCACGTTTTTTATTTCACAAGTTATTGTCACATTTGTTCCTGGATGTGCTGTTTCAGGGCCTTCTTGGGTTGCTACAAGTTTGGCGGCTCCTGTGCTTGTTACATTGGATTCTGTTTTCTGGGTTGTGTTTGACAATGTGGGTGTGCCAGGTTCCTTTGTTAGCAGATATGCGGCTGCAACTACTGCTAAAAGGCCTACTATCAATATTGTTAATGTTCCAATTTTCAAAGGGCTTTCCTCCAAACAAATTCTCTCGATATCATATCTGTGTGTGTGGGGGGTTCTAACAGCTAATATGTCTACACATTCTATTATATACCTTTTTGTAAAAACTTATCCTTATTTTTCGAGGATTTAGTCCCTAGGAAAAAAGGTGTTTTATGTGTGTGGGGTGTACTTTCTATTGTAGGTTAATAGCCAAAAAAAAGGTTGGTGAAGCTTTCTAAATTTTATATAATTTTTTTGGGGGATGTTTTACCATGGGGGTTTCTTGGGAGGATCCTTTCTTTGGTTATTTGTATGCTTCACAAAAAAAATGTTGGATTTGCAAACTCATACCCTCTCATTTCACGTTTGCTTGTCAAACCCCCACACATACTTGGGGGTGGTGATACATGGGTAAGTTTAAATATTTTGAGTGTTAAGGAAATCTTAAGGGTGATATTCCACATCAAGTTGCCTTAAGAGACAGCAGAGCACAGCCCACACATAATAAGCTGTAGGATGTGGGGGGGAGCTGTGAACTTCTCCAAGTGAAGTCCCCCTTGAAGTAAAAGTCAATAGGAAAAGAGAGAAACCCCATTGCTTACCTGGGGGTAATTCACATATAGAATCCAATGGGGGAGCAGATTGGTGGGGGGTGATTGAGATGAAGTATGGGAGTGAAAAGAGAAATTTGTGTTTATTCTTTATCATGGCCTTTGCTTGGTCTTGGCTACTTTGGCTGCCTGAGGTTCTATGGGATTTAAGATTGTATCTTGCGCCATTCGGCCCTACAATAGCTGCTTTTATCCTTACATATATGAGTGAAGGTTTAGATGGGACAAAAAGGTTGCTTGGTAGGGGTTTGGATTTTAGGTTCGGGAAGGTTTGGCTTATACCAATATTTTTACTGATGCCGGCTATCGTAGGCTTCTCACTCCTTTTAGCAATCCTCAGCGGTGAACCAGCACCTGAAATAGCTGTTTTGTCTCAGCCATGGGTTATTATCCCAGCATTTTTCTATATTCTTTTCCTTGGCGGGCCAGTGGAAGAGGAGTTTGGTTGGAGAGGATATGCCCTTGATAGGTTACAAATGTATTATAATGCTCTTATTTCGAGTGTAATAATTGGGATAATATGGGGATTATGGCATCTCCCTCTGTTTTTCATGCCCAGACAGGAAATGTATTATAATGTGCCAATCTGGGGCTTTATCCTGGGAACAGTCCTTTTTTCAATAATATTTACATGGGTATACAACAATACAGGTAAAAGCATCCTAGCAGTACTTCTTCTCCACACAACAGGCAACCTTTCACACTTCATATTCCCACTTAACACAACCAAACTAGGGGGACTATACTCACTCATACTAAACATAATCGTGGTGATAATCATCCTAATAATATGGGGACCTGAAAAAATGACCCGCACACAAAAAAAGCGCTTAAAAATCGAGGATTCCACCTAAAATGTGTGTGGGTCATAAAAACAAATAGGACGTGAAAAAAATGAGCGAAGAGAAAAAATATGGAAGTTTAGCCTTTGTAGGTTGCATACTAGTATGCATGGGTATTGGATTAGCAGTTAACAGGCCAGATATAGGTGCAATAATCGGAGTCGGACTCGGATTTCTCTTAATGGCCATTATCAACGCCAAAACCCAAAAATAGACTTTAATTGCTTTGCCAGATAAGGTTAGAGGCTACCAGGCCCTTTATACTCATGCCTTATATGATCGCCCACCACTTTTTTTGGCATGTACAAACACCCCCCCACACAGAAAGTTCTTCTCATGCATTGAATCCTATTGAAAATGATAGAAAAAAAGGGTCCTTGATAATATGATAAAAAAGCAACCAAAATTTTTTAGGGGGGGTGGAATTCATAATCAAGACAATGATAATAACACTCTTAACTCCCTCCGGGTAGATAACTATAATGGGTAATCTATTGGAGGTTCCCTCCTGATTTTTTCCAGATCCATCAATAACCCATGTTATAGATTGTGGACTATTCTAACATGTAAGTTTGTTGTATACCCCCCCGTTTCGTGCAGTTTACTAAGAGTGGTAAGTTAATCTATGTTCTTTGTTTCTGCTGTGGCCGCGCAGGTTGTCATTTTATTCAACATGTTTCTTAGATCCTCTTTTACTCGTTCATGGTCTTTTCTGTTAAAATCTCTTATAAGTTCCCTGGCCAGTTTTGACGCGTCTTCAAAGTAATCTTGTGCCCACTTTATATTGGAGCAGACTGTTTTTCCAAGTGTCAGTTCTTTTTCACATCCCTTGAATATTTCTAGCATAAGTTTTTCCAGCTCTTCTGAACCCTCTAATCCCTCATAGTATTCAAATAGTCTGAATACTTCTATTATGAATGCTTTCGCCCGGTCAGCATAATGGAACACGAGTATTTCATCATTCAATATAGCCCACCCCCCTATAATATTATATCAGTTCTATTATAAGTGTGGAGGGGGTTCGTATTTTTTTTGATTGTTAAAAGTCTTAGGATGATATTGCAGGGTATCGGATGCTCTTTTGCTTTGTAGGCCTTTTGCATCCTTTACGTGAAGGCCTGGTGATGGGTTTTAGTTTTGGCTCATGCCATCAAACTTGGGAGGCTTCACTACCCTCACCATCTAAGAGAGTCTGTGGAAGTTCTATTATGTCCTTTGGAGGGTGTGAGTATAATGCACGTTGATGAGGAGGCAATACCTCCTTTTTTTGTGTGTAGTGTCCTTTTCTTGGCGAGAAGATGAAAAAGTATTGTAAAGGTCACCATATTTCACGTGTGCCAATTTAGTGGGGGGGTTTTTGGATTGTGCCATTCTACAGAAAAATAGGATTTTCTATCGGCGCGGAATCAAAAAAGCCCGATATAAACTTAAGGCTTGGACATTTAACCCCCCCAATAGGAAAGTGGCAAGTGAAAGCATCCCTACAATAAATTTTGCCAATTCCCAATTTGTATTCTCATTTTTTCTGTGCTTATTCAAAGTTTAGGGGGGGAATTTCCATACTTGGTTGTGGATTCCATAATTTTATATGTATTGAGATGAAAAGTAATATTATAATTTTTGTGGAGGATTTTTTTCATGAAAAGGCTTTTGCCAATTTTTATATTAGCCATTGTGGCCTTTGGATTTGGCTGCACAGGAACACAGGAAAAGACGTTTTCTGGGGATGGTGTAACATTCAGTTATCCCCAAAGTTGGGAGAATTTATCTGTGAGTGACTTGGAGACTTATCTTCCTACATCAGAATTTGGTTCAGCAGAGATTATAACATATCTTGGAAATGACACAGAAGAATTTGCAGTTGTGAAATTAACAGCCTCAAGCACAGGTTATGTGAGATCACCAAGTGAATGGCTCCAGGAAATGAAGTCATCCATACAAGAGTCACGGATCATATCAACAGAGGAAAATGTGACAGTAGCC comes from the Methanothermobacter tenebrarum genome and includes:
- a CDS encoding CARDB domain-containing protein, translating into MKIGTLTILIVGLLAVVAAAYLLTKEPGTPTLSNTTQKTESNVTSTGAAKLVATQEGPETAHPGTNVTITCEIKNVGSEPAENIILTSQVFEKRIERINPGEKVKFNISVYIPTLEEVKKDFGPNATLSNPFYIGGYTVIYHDIKGEHQITSNPINIKLI
- a CDS encoding CPBP family intramembrane glutamic endopeptidase — encoded protein: MKYGSEKRNLCLFFIMAFAWSWLLWLPEVLWDLRLYLAPFGPTIAAFILTYMSEGLDGTKRLLGRGLDFRFGKVWLIPIFLLMPAIVGFSLLLAILSGEPAPEIAVLSQPWVIIPAFFYILFLGGPVEEEFGWRGYALDRLQMYYNALISSVIIGIIWGLWHLPLFFMPRQEMYYNVPIWGFILGTVLFSIIFTWVYNNTGKSILAVLLLHTTGNLSHFIFPLNTTKLGGLYSLILNIIVVIIILIIWGPEKMTRTQKKRLKIEDST